In a genomic window of Amblyomma americanum isolate KBUSLIRL-KWMA chromosome 4, ASM5285725v1, whole genome shotgun sequence:
- the LOC144128047 gene encoding uncharacterized protein LOC144128047, with protein MASASWQLTLLAAILAISMAATPSRKRSKRQAYELPDGSELLLYAPLSTNFRCQGEGYYADVQNNCQVYHVCHQVTRPDGSAEWQQYSFLCGNQTVFDQLSLTCAFPEEAVPCASAADFFYVNNYIGVENAPFLTDDDVRRADAYKQGR; from the exons ATGGCCTCTGCCTCCTGGCAGCTAACGCTTCTAGCAGCGATTCTGGCGATAAGCATGGCTGCCACGCCTTCGAGAAAG CGCTCCAAGCGGCAGGCGTACGAGCTCCCGGACGGCTCGGAGCTGTTGCTGTACGCGCCCCTGTCCACCAACTTTCGGTGCCAGGGCGAGGGCTACTACGCCGACGTGCAGAACAACTGTCAGGTGTATCACGTCTGCCACCAG GTGACCCGGCCCGACGGCTCGGCCGAGTGGCAGCAGTACAGCTTCCTGTGCGGCAACCAGACGGTGTTCGACCAGCTGTCGCTCACGTGCGCCTTCCCCGAGGAGGCCGTGCCCTGCGCCAGCGCGGCGGACTTCTTCTACGTCAACAACTACATCGGCGTCGAGAATGCCCCCTTCCTCACCGACGACGACGTGCGGAGAGCGGACGCCTACAAACAGGGCCGATAG